In a single window of the Rhizoctonia solani chromosome 16, complete sequence genome:
- a CDS encoding ribosomal protein S19, with translation MFSTPVALARSAWKGPYFVAFSNLSRARTDNIPVKTMSRSCTILPNFVGVKFLVHNGKQFLPVSVTQDMVGHKLGEFAPTRKRFTFRQTKNK, from the exons ATGTTCAGCACACCCGTGGCACTCGCGAGGTCGGCCTGGAAAG GGCCATACTTTGTTGCGTTCTCCAACCTAAGTCGAGCCCGAACGGATAATATTCCTGTGAAAACTATGTCACGGTCCTGCACTATTCTACCTAATTTTGTTGG TGTAAAATTCCTTGTCCATAATGGAAAGCAGTTCCTCCCGGTTTCGGTCACACAGGACATGGTTGGACATAAGCTCGGAGAGTTTGCCCCTACTCGAAAGAGATTCACATTCAG GCAAACCAAGAACAAGTAG
- a CDS encoding DDB1-and CUL4-associated factor 5, with the protein MSPDWFRSRDEIRFGISRATQTHLLIKHPRSPVKMRGIGFNICPNWLSVIEREDTIYSVSTHPTHPNLVMTAGEEGLVRLHDLRSPGSVFPSMEGVVVRNSEINDAQWCPTSGASHSFIVAQQNGNVCLLDSRMAFSTSINPAENLDPKNAIHHYATWVTKAGSSSSWGPEPSSVAFSSDGMRVAITLKDFTPVLYDTFHASPLAQFCRLRICNCQMQPSRKHGSFGGAGLGLPEDSVYCAGSDDFRVYAWAVPSRDTLEQNVRYCKSDQWLLETDTSCMGFVTPDDPHTVSVPSCLRHPDFLLGGHRSIVNTAAFHPTLPLIFTSGVESHIRMHSMRPIPGGRASEPVELSRVLPPSSQLSRISFRAAAYGADTLSREEIQVYREIPREDRTIFMFDEILRMEEAPDIFQTRPQISLLNDYYA; encoded by the exons ATGTCTCCCGACTGGTTTCGGTCCAGGGACGAAATCCGATTTGGAATTTCTCGAGCCACACAAACACACCTGCTGATCAAGCATCCCAGGTCGCCCGTCAAGATGAGGGGAATAGGATTCAACATTTGT CCTAATTGGTTATCGGTCATCGAGCGCGAGGACACGATCTACTCCGTGTCGACGCACCCAACGCACCCGAACTTGGTCATGACGGCAGGCGAAGAAGGCCTGGTTCGGCTACATGATTTAAGGAGCCCTGGGTCGGTCTTTCCTTCTATGGAGGGAGTTGTTGTCCGCAACTCCGAGATCAACGATGCCCAATGGTGTCCAACGTCAGGAGCCTCGCATTCCTTCATTGTTGCTCAACAGAATGGCAATGTGTG CCTGCTGGACTCACGCATGGCCTTCTCTACATCGATCAACCCTGCTGAGAACTTGGACCCCAAAAACGCTATTCATCAC TATGCGACCTGGGTAACAAAGGCTGGGTCCAGTTCGTCTTGGGGCCCCGAGCCATCCAGCGTGGCTTTCAGCTCTGATGGTATGCGTGTGGCTATCACACTCAAG GACTTCACACCAGTCCTTTACGACACATTTCATGCATCTCCCCTTGCACAATTCT GTAGGTTGAGGATCTGTAATTGTCAAATGCAACCGAGTAGAAAA CATGGTTCTTTCGGGGGCGCTGGTCTAGGTCTCCCTGAGGATTCGGTTTATTGTGCTGGCTCGGACGACTTTagagtatatgcgtgggCGGTCCCTTCAAGGGACACCCTAGAGCAGAATGTACGCTACTGCAAAAGCGATCAGTGGCTCTTAGAAACGGACACTAGTTGTATGG GCTTTGTAACCCCCGATGATCCACATACAGTTTCTGTTCCCTCCTGCCTCCGTCACCCTGATTTCCTCCTTGGAG GACATAGATCTATCGTCAATACGGCGGCCTTTCACCCTACCCTACCTTTGATTTTTACTTCGGGTGTAGAAAGTCATATACGAATGCACTCAATGCGTCCGATCCCTGGCGGTCGAGCATCAGAGCCAGTTGAACTATCCCGAGTATTACCCCCATCGTCTCAACTCTCTCGCATCAGCTTTCGAGCTGCTGCTTATGGTGCAGATACACTATCCCGAGAAGAAATACAAGTATATAGAGAAATTCCTCGCGAAGATCGCACAATATTTATGTTTGATGA GATCCTGCGAATGGAAGAAGCACCTGATATTTTTCAAACACGCCCTCAGATTTCATTGTTGAATGACTACTATGCTTAA
- a CDS encoding RNA recognition motif protein: MWSRLIVKNLPAYVDDSQLRKHFTQPDALKPGQPSTAVPLNLTDVRLARRPDGKSRRFAFLGFKTNEEAIAARKYFDRTYIGGSRISVEVVDSAKLQEPGKKRARTSKQEVRHEEPTDTSSHERAKATDVELSGASKSSKAQDDFIEAFTRRSKGPSWLDSDAGTAAAFEAVTKQSSFQKTPSEEQRSENENENDQIVENGESVPMSDLDWMRARMKKNLDEDLVEKPFYQDNSHEEIEVEHASPANAVDPLPESPEISTATPFQTRRLFLRNLAYVCTEDEIRSEFSRFGTVEQVHMPLTSERTSKGLAYVSFTDTDSAERALKGMDHASFQGRLLHVMPAVTRAGKGEADSRSLSADKKASLKKEKATKRKENAGQDFNWGMLYMNSDAVLSSVADRLNISKAEVLNPEASNASVRLALAETKVIEETKSFFEQQGVSLESFKSRTKSDTIILVKNIPYGTTADTLREMFSPFGDLSRILLPPAGTLGVVEFVHAVDASKAFKAIAYRRIKDSIIYLERGPAGMFTQASSNKPSDTKYPSVASAVQPVSVAEVAADDSETPPGATLFVKNLAFATTEEILNSAFRSLPGFAFARIQTKPDSKRPGARLSMGFGFVGFRSVESAQRALSGMQGAIVDGHALQVKFAKRGEVDNQGGAVTSVGATKTTKMIVKNLPFEATKKDVRELFSAYGQLKSVRVPRKFNSQTRGFAFLDFISRREAENAFTALQHTHLLGRHLVLQWAEDGAVDIEQLRQTTKTGWGDGANIPGRKRKVDMLLDGADGTSGEIED; this comes from the exons ATGTG GTCTCGTCTTATTGTGAAAAACCTCCCAGCGTACGTCGATGACAGTCAACTACGTAAACACTTTACCCAGCCGGACGCATTGAAGCCTGGACAACCCTCGAC CGCAGTGCCTCTCAATTTAACTGATGTGCGTCTGGCGCGACGCCCAGATGGTAAATCACGTCGTTTTGCATTCCTTGGCTTCAAGACAAATGAAGAGGCGATTGCTGCCAGGAAATACTTCGATCGTACATACATAGGGGGGAGTCGTATCTCGGTTGAAGTTGTGGATTCG GCGAAGCTTCAGGAGCCTGGCAAGAAACGTGCGCGGACTTCGAAGCAAGAGGTTCGTCATGAGGAGCCTACCGATACTTCTTCACACGAACGTGCGAAAGCGACCGATGTCGAGTTATCTGGGGCTTCAAAATCTTCCAAAGCTCAGGATGACTTCATCGAGGCATTCACTCGCCGCAGCAAGGGTCCTTCCTGGCTAGACAGTGACGCCGGAACGGCGGCTGCATTCGAGGCCGTGACCAAACAATCGTCTTTTCAAAAGACACCATCCGAAGAACAGCGGTCAGAAAACGAAAACGAGAACGATCAAATTGTGGAAAATGGTGAATCTGTCCCTATGTCTGATTTAGACTGGATGCGTGCCAGAATGAAGAAAAACTTGGACGAAGACCTTGTTGAGAAACCCTTTTACCAAGACAACTCTCATGAAGAGATAGAAGTTGAGCACGCTAGTCCCGCCAATGCCGTCGATCCCCTCCCAGAATCGCCGGAAATATCCACCGCCACCCCCTTCCAAACGAGGAGATTGTTCTTAAGGAATTTGGCATATGTGTGCACCGAGGACGAGATCCGCAGTGAATTCAGTCGTTTTGGAACTGTTGAGCAG GTTCATATGCCCCTGACCTCAGAGCGCACATCCAAGGGTCTGGCCTATGTATCTTTCACTGACACTGATTCGGCGGAGCGGGCCCTCAAGGGGATGGATCATGCTTCGTTCCAAGGCCGCCTCCTTCACGTCATGCCTGCGGTCACAAGAGCCGGGAAAGGAGAGGCTGACTCCCGAAGCTTGTCAGCGGATAAGAAGGCAAGCCTCAAAAAGGAGAAGGCTACAAAACGAAAAGAGAATGCAGGCCAAGATTTCAATTGGGGGATGTTATACATGAAT AGCGATGCTGTGCTGTCTTCTGTGGCCGATAGACTCAATATTTCAAAAGCTGAAGTTCTTAATCCAGAAGCGTCGAATGCGTCCGTTCGACTAGCACTTGCGGAAACGAAGGTCATTGAAGAGACGAAATCATTTTTCGAGCAG CAAGGTGTATCTCTTGAATCCTTTAAATCCCGTACCAAATCCGATACCATTATCTTGGTAAAGAATATACCATATGGAACTACAGCAGATACCCTCCGCGAAATGTTCTCGCCCTTCGGAGATCTCTCGCGTATCTTATTACCGCCCGCTGGTACTCTAGGAGTCGTGGAATTTGTTCACGCGGTAGACGCAAGCAAGGCATTCAAGGCTATTGCGTACAGGAGGATAAAAGATTCAATCATTTATCTCGAACGCGGCCCGGCGGGGATGTTTACGCAGGCTTCCAGTAATAAACCTTCTGACACGAAATACCCGTCTGTAGCTTCTGCAGTCCAGCCAGTTTCTGTCGCAGAAGTGGCTGCCGATGACTCCGAAACTCCACCTGGCGCAACGCTATTCGTAAAAAACTTGGCTTTTGCAACGACAGAAGAAATCTTGAACTCTGCATTTCGCTCTTTGCCTGGGTTTGCTTTCGCGCGTATCCAGACGAAACCGGACTCCAAACGACCTGGCGCACGCCTTAGTATGGGCTTTGGTTTCGTCGGGTTTCGAAGCGTCGAATCGGCCCAGAGGGCTCTGTCTGGCATGCAAGGTGCCATTGTCGATGGACATGCTCTCCAAGTCAAATTCGCCAAACGTGGAGAGGTTGACAATCAGGGCGGTGCCGTGACATCAGTTGGCGCTACAAAGACCACGAAAATGATCGTCAAAAACCTGCCCTTCGAAGCCACCAAAAAAGATGTTAGAGAATTATTCAG CGCATACGGTCAACTCAAGTCTGTCCGCGTGCCGCGCAAATTCAACTCACAAACCCGAGGGTTCGCATTCTTGGATTTCATATCACGTCGTGAAGCCGAAAATGCGTTTACGGCGTTGCAACACACGCATTTACTCGGTCGCCACCTGGTACTTCAGTGGGCAGAGGACGGTGCTGTTGATATTGAACAATTACGACAGACAACCAAGACCGGATGGGGTGATGGAGCCAATATTCCTGGGCGTAAACGAAAGGTTGATATGTTGTTAGATGGGGCTGACGGTACATCTGGGGAAATCGAGGACTGA
- a CDS encoding DHHC palmitoyltransferase: protein MIRHTRRTSSRSQKTGIPKIIRRVWHLITTYGPAIVAVAFILSAMPSIILVTIAHHYKIERTVKVSIMHIFIACLLEFMALSSFIVCISRDPGPIQQLGSGDAERAALDAPPRSNENDEELSLAEALAGPSIKDAESSEDDSDIEVDDQGEKRWCRKCWAPKVLDSTPFHALYLALGGAIFTICMGSFAGFHVYLVTTGQTTIEQLSPYMLLRYLPPPRTVDARKSNDSDRSFESDVDLQSMLNTGPEEIQLNTSSSLVSPAGLETLPLYPPPGHSMPVASRQNSFQLAEHTMTREQRRIVRSAAGKIRIYDLGWKRNWVELYAARPERYFLDWLEHTLSE, encoded by the exons ATGATACGACATACTCGAAGAACTAGCTCTCGTTCTCAAAAGACTGGAATACCAAAAATAATCCGCCGAGTCTGGCATCTTATTACCACTTATGGTCCAGCTATTG TCGCTGTGGCGTTCATCCTGTCAGCCATGCCATCAATCATCCTCGTGACTATTGCTCATCACTACAAAATCGAAAGAACAGTCAAGGTGTCCATTATGCATATTTTTATCGCTTGCCTATTGGAGTTCATGGCCCTGTCGTCTTTCATTGTTTGCATTTCCCGGGATCCAGGGCCGATCCAGCAATTAGGCTCTGGAGATGCGGAGCGTGCTGCCTTGGATGCACCTCCCAGGAGCAATGAGAACGACGAAGAACTTAGTCTCGCAGAAGCACTAGCTGGACCCTCAATTAAGGATGCAGAGTCCAGTGAAGATGATTCAGATATCGAAGTGGACGACCAAGGGGAGAAGAGATGGTGCAGAAAATGCTGGGCTCCCAAG GTTCTTGATTCCACACCTTTTCATGCTTTGTACCTCGCACTAGGAGGTGCAATTTTTACTATATGCATGGGCTCCTTTGCTGGATTCCATGTTTATCTTGTGAC GACAGGGCAGACCACGATCGAGCAACTTTCCCCATACATGTTGCTTCGATATCTCCCGCCTCCGAGAACTGTCGATGCACGCAAAAGCAACGATAGCGACAG ATCGTTCGAATCTGATGTAGACCTACAATCTATGCTCAACACAGGCCCAGAGGAGATTCAACTGAACACGAGTTCTTCTCTGGTATCCCCTGCTGGACTGGAGACTTTGCCACTTTACCCACCACCTGGACATTCTATGCCAGTCGCATCACGACAGAACTCCTTTCAGCTGGCCGAACATACCATGACGCGTGAACAGCGTCGTATCGTGCGTTCTGCCGCCGGCAAGATTCGGATCTATGATCTTGGATGGAAGCGAAATTGGGTGGAGTTATACGCAGCTAGGCCAGAAAGGTACTTCCTTGACtg GCTGGAACACACTCTGAGCGAATGA
- a CDS encoding glycoside hydrolase family 3 protein, translating to MKTVAWTGFLVAASAPVALAQGSSSTSTSHSFSTTRTTTSTTTQTSTSTSTSSPSGRPLYKNPNAPIEDRIKDLLPRMTVEDKVAQLIQGDINGWMDMNDPKDNTLTHNATGLAEMMKYKGGSIWAGYSSTYEKLVYAVTVGQKYLMENTTLGIPAIFQSEGLHGFTNNGTIFPSPLSMACSFNNDLIRKVAEVVSNEAEPLGISQIFAPVLDLGRELRWGRVEESFGEDHFINGEMGLAFVEGIQSGRRLNASTTAIARMAATCKHFAAFGTPHGGLNIAPVAGGERDLRSVYLRPFNRACLNALSIMTAYSSYDGIPAVTNKHLLIDILRKEWGYKYWAVSDAGRECCAKKALENGLQGEMGGGTYTYLTLPEQIRAGKVSQTALDETVTYMLRTKFALGLFENPYPYANYTGHVRTKETLDLLLQVERESIVLLENHNNILPLSKTSIKSVALIGPSAGQVILGDYVFAGAKDNAVSPLDGFKKVLAGSNVQINYAEGCKLWSASEEGFPEAVAAAQKSDVAVVAVGTWSLDQTLLWQGVNATTGEHVDVSDLGLVGAQLNLIKAIKATGKKVIVVYVSGKPIAETWVYRNADAIISQFYGGELQGVALAEVIFGDYNPSGRTSASWPRSVGTAPAFYDYLKGARPVDWTGPGRIEDDGTLVFGHEYSLDTPVPFWSFGHGLSYTTFQYSGLKFNKSVLSATDTLVVTVNVKNTGSRAGKEVVQVYMTDVVSSVVTPVQSLQGYTKIDLQPGQSKSVSISIPVQNLAVWTLENKFVVEPGKFTVQIGTSQTVHINGTVTVQ from the exons ATGAAAACGGTGGCTTGGACCGGCTTCCTCGTTGCTGCATCGGCTCCTGTAGCTTTAGCACAGGGAAGCAGCTCGACATCTACGTCGCATTCCTTTAGCACGACTCGCACCACGACTAGCACCACGACTCAAACCTCTACTTCCACGTCTACTTCTTCGCCTTCTGGTCGCCCACTTTACAAAAACCCCAATGCGCCCATCGAAGACAGAATCAAGGATCTTCTCCCAAGGATGACTGTTGAAGATAAAGTTGCGCAGCTAATCCAGGGAGACATCAACGGGTGGATGGATATGAATGATCCAAAGGACAACACCCTTAC TCATAACGCAACTGGACTCGCCGAAATGATGAAATACAAAGGCGGCTCTATTTGGG CTGGATATTCTTCTACCTACGAGAAACTTGT CTATGCAGTTACTGTTGGCCAAAAATACCTTATGGAGAACACCACCCTCGGAATTCCGGCAATTTTCCAGTCTGAAG GTCTCCACGGTTTTACTAACAATGGGACCATATTTCCTTCTCCACTTTCAATGGCTTGCTCATTCAACAACGACTTGATTCGCAAAGTTGCAGAGGTAGTCTCAAATGAGGCTGAGCCACTTGGAATCAGTCAAATATTTGCCCCGGTCCTCGATCTTGGTCGCGAGTTACGTTGGGGTCGAGTTGAAGAATCATTCGGCGAGGATCATTTCAT CAACGGAGAGATGGGTCTAGCTTTCGTCGAGGGTATCCAATCCGGTAGGCGGCTTAATGCTTCAACCACCGCAATTGCGCGAATGGCTGCCACGTGCAAGCACTTTGCTGCATTCGGAACCCCACATGGAGGATT GAATATTGCCCCGGTGGCGGGTGGAGAGCGCGACCTACGATCTGTCTATCTTCGGCCCTTCAATCGTGCTTGTCTGAATGCTCTTTCAATTATGACCGCCTACTCAAGTTATGACGGCATTCCTGCTGTCACAAATAAGC ACTTGTTGATCGACATT CTCCGCAAAGAATGGGGCTACAAGTACTGGGCTGTCTCTG ACGCTGG TCGCGAGTGCTGTGCCAAAAAAGCTTTGGAGAATGGGTTACAAGGAGAAATGGGCGGTGGCACATACACATACCTCACCCTACCTG AACAAATCCGCGCCGGCAAGGTCTCCCAGACAGCGCTCGATGAAACAGTCACCTATATGCTAAGGACCAAGTTTGCCCTCGGCCTCTTCGAGAACCCATATCCTTATGCTAACTACACCGGCCACGTCCGTACTAAAGAAACTCTTGATCTACTACTGCAAGTAGAACGAGAATCAATAGTTCTCTTAGAAAACCATAACAACATTCTTCCCTTGAGCAAGACCAGTATCAAGTCTGTTGCTCTGATCGGACCCTCAGCTGGACAAGTTATT TTGGGTGACTATGTGTTTGCTGGGGCAAAGGATAATGCGGTTTCTC CTCTGGATGGATTCAAAAAAGTTCTCGCTGGTTCCAATGTTCAGATTAACTACGCTGAGGGCTGCAAACTTTGGTCTGCGTCCGAAGAAGGATTCCCTGAGGCGGTGGCTGCCGCCCAAAAGTCCGATGTCGCAGTAGTTGCTGTAGGAACTTGGTCCTTAGATCAAACCCTTCTATGGCAAGGG GTCAATGCTACGACTGGTGAACATGTTGACGTCTCAGACCTGGGCTTAGTTGGTGCTCAGCTTAACTTGATCAAGGCCATCAAAGCTACTGGGAAGAAGGTCATTGTTGTATATGTCTCCGGAAAGCCCATTGCCGAGACTTGGGTGTACAGGA ACGCCGATGCTATTATCTCACAATTCTACGGAGGCGAATTG CAAGGAGTTGCTCTGGCAGAAGTTATCTTCGGCGACTATAACCCATCTG GGAGAACATCGGCTTCGTGGCCTCGCAGCGTCGGTACTGCTCCTGCATTCTATGATTATCTGAAAGGTGCCCGTCCTGTCGACTGGACTGGACCCGGAAGGATTGAAGATGACGGGACTTTGGTTTTCGGTCATGAG TATTCACTTGATACCCCAGTACCGTTCTGGAGCTTCGGACATGGTCTTTCCTACACTACTTTCCAGTACTCTGGTTTGAAGTTCAACAAGTCCGTTCTCAGTGCGACCGACACTCTTGTCGTCACTGTCAACGTGAAGAACACCGGTAGCCGTGCGGGCAAGGAGGTTGTCCAG GTCTATATGACGGACGTTGTTAGCTCGGTTGTCACACCTGTTCAATCTCTTCAAGGGTATACCAAGATTGACCTCCAGCCTGGCCAATCTAAGTCGGTGTCGATCTCAATCCCGGTTCAAAACCTCGCCGTCTGGACACTTGAAAATAAGTTTGTCGTTGAACCAGGAAAATTCACTGTCCAGATTGGAACAAGCCAAACGGTCCATATCAATGGTACTGTCACCGTTCAATAG
- a CDS encoding Origin recognition complex subunit 6 (ORC6): MARLRTAPGTGMSVDEGGIGLPAICALIACERLGDRSFSKEVAQRASCLRPQLFEQTLTTVRTVLKEQDNLAPSRSTRSAQRPISYDSLTKKYGANRTDPNIIKDCQRVERGLGIALDDTSGWNDRRITATIFWWCCEARGIPIVPEKEYLKTHEISQNDWNLIKFQLTRCMQDEYQRLRGKASGATKLPPPRPANVIKIRRRGIAPDPNASGVTPKRKGSPSYENEEYEEGYSVNPQSRDVSSPGPPLTPPLADSLPPASPLTKRAGSLKYRPVYPDRSMYGLERVALRAQAAADFVAWRAGTLVIGAP; the protein is encoded by the exons ATGGCAAGGTTACGTACCGCTCCTGGGACCGGCATGTCTGTAGATGAGGGTGGCATCGGTCTTCCTGCGATATGTGCGTTGATCGCATGCGAAAG GCTCGGGGATCGCTCTTTTTCCAAGGAAGTTGCTCAACGCGCGTCGTGTCTCCGACCTCAGCTATTTGAACAAACGTTGACCACCGTACGAACAGTACTTAAAGAGCAGGATAACCTTGCTCCTTCCAGAAGTACTCGCTCTGCCCAACGCCCTATCTCTTATGACAGTCTGACTAAAAAATACGGAGCGAACCGTACGGATCCGAACATTATTAAGGACTGTCAGCGTGTAGAGCGTGGGTTAGGAATTGCACTTGATGATACTAGTGGCTGGAATGATCGTCGCATCACGGCAACGATTTTCTGGTGGTGCTGCGAGGCTCGAGGG ATCCCGATCGTACCTGAGAAGGAATACCTAAAGACACATGAAATTTCTCAAAATGATTGGAATCTCATCAAGTTTCAACTTACGCGATGTATGCAGGACGAGTATCAACGATTGCGTGGCAAAGCTTCAGGTGCCACAAAACTACCCCCACCTCGGCCCGCCAATGTAATCAAAATACGTCGCCGCGGGATAGCACCCGATCCGAACGCATCTGGGGTAACTCCCAAACGCAAGGGATCTCCCTCGTACGAAAACGAAGAGTACGAAGAAGGATATAGTGTTAACCCTCAGTCACGCGACGTGTCCTCACCTGGGCCGCCACTGACCCCTCCACTTGCGGATTCTTTGCCTCCCGCCTCGCCTCTGACGAAAAGAGCAGGATCACTAAAGTATCGACCAGTATACCCAGATCGCAGCATGTATGGATTAGAACGTGTCGCTCTGAGGGCTCAGGCCGCTGCTGATTTTGTGGCGTGGCGCGCGGGGACTTTAGTCATAGGCGCCCCTTGA
- a CDS encoding inhibitor of growth protein amino-terminal histone-binding protein yields the protein MNGIYPTGTVPDPNHVFALLADYTDSLDSLPLDLTRNFSDLRELDAVLRTSINALTAKVTSLTALLQDPNATPASRLFLLREIADAASHLKMGGEDKIRVAGIAAENLAIHQTHIHSVLKTISLVAPPAQHCPNGSDFDPATHSRRTTFPHVAPAREHVSAPSPQKRRRVDGRVVNGSSSHGATNGRAPPKRKGPTAAVRQLSPPESLRSFGAGAGYSAHHANGFYENGYGHHNGRHHDDDDGTDDDAGATPSNHNSNARAKKTPRRTNNGNTPTGANNHHINGNSREGTSSLLDVVMLRPEGSDGDDEGEGETSHPMGSGPLADEQVYCTCKRVSFGEMIACDNAECPFEWFHLSCVGITKPSPMEKWYCERCREGATQDSNIHSTTNGAKSGRGGRGRGKGTGGVKRGRTVK from the exons ATGAATGGAATATATCCTACTGGTACTGTGCCAGACCCCAACCACGTATTTGCTCTGCTAGCAGACTACACCGACTCGCTCGATTCACTGCCGCTGGATCTGACGAGAAATTTTAGCGACTTGAGAGAGCTGGATGCTGTATTGAGGA CGTCTATCAATGCTCTGACGGCCAAGGTAACATCGCTCACCGCACTCCTACAAGATCCCAATGCGACACCCGCTTCCCGGCTATTTCTCTTGCGCGAAATTGCTGATGCGGCTTCACATCTCAAGATGGGGGGCGAAGATAAAATTCGTGTGGCGGGTATTGCCGCAGAGAAT CTTGCTATCCACCAGACGCATATTCATAGCGTTCTAAAAACTATATCCCTCGTGGCACCTCCAGCTCAGCACTGTCCGAACGGCTCCGATTTTGATCCTGCCACCCATTCCCGGCGAACAACGTTCCCACATGTGGCCCCAGCTCGTGAACATGTTTCAGCACCAAGTCCTCAGAAGCGCCGACGTGTCGATGGCAGAGTAGTCAACGGGTCCTCATCGCATGGTGCAACCAACGGCCGTGCACCTCCAAAGCGAAAAGG TCCAACGGCAGCCGTACGCCAGTTATCTCCGCCCGAGAGCCTCCGCAGTTTTGGAGCAGGTGCTGGGTACTCTGCGCATCATGCCAATGGCTTCTACGAAAACGGATATGGCCATCATAATGGG CGTCACcacgatgatgatgatggaaCGGACGATGATGCTGGAGCTACACCTAGTAATCATAACTCTAATGCCCGTGCCAAAAAAACCCCTCGTCGGACAAATAATGGAAACACACCTACAGGCGCAAACAATCACCACATCAATGGCAATTCTCGTGAAGGCACCAGCAGCCTATTGGATGTAGTGATGCTTCGCCCAGAAGGCAGCGACGGAGATGACGAAGGCGAAGGCGAGACATCTCATCCCATGGGTTCCGGGCCGCTTGCCGACGAACAAGTCTATTGCACTTGCAAGCGAGTCAGCTTTGGCGAGATGATTGCCTGTGATAACGCCGAGTGCCCATTCGAATGG TTCCACCTATCATGTGTCGGGATTACTAAGCCATCCCCCATGGAGAAATGGTACTGCGAGCGATGTCGTGAGGGCGCTACACAGGATAGTAACATTCATTCTACGACAAATGGTGCCAAATCGGGTCGAGGTGGGCGTGGTCGCGGAAAGGGTACTGGTGGGGTTAAGCGGGGTCGGACCGTCAAGTGA